The following proteins come from a genomic window of Flavobacterium crocinum:
- a CDS encoding aldehyde dehydrogenase, with amino-acid sequence MDYKSDIGYRKETLKKLLYNIQKSEDLIIKALYDDFQKPEFEAVVTETNYVISELKDTIKNINSWAKPKRVFPSLLNFPSNDYIYKEPYGNVLIIAPWNYPFQLALCPLIAAVAAGNKVTLKPSELTPHTSAIIAKIIEKTFHINHVEVFEGGIDVSNKLLAQRWDYIFFTGSVAVGKIVAKAAAENLTPVTLELGGKNPCIVDETANLKLAAKRIVWGKFINAGQTCIAPDYILVQKNMKVNFITYLIEEIIKAYGKKTDKSPDFARIINTKNWFRLTNMIQNENVLFGGESDANKLYIAPTLLEEPELDSPVMKEEIFGPILPILTYETENDIENVVSRYEKPLSFYIFSENNSFIKKLILKYSFGGGCVNDTVIHFSNKRLPFGGVGHSGIGAYHGQRSFDTFSHHKAIVKKGNWLDLPLRYAPYKDKLASVKRILDWI; translated from the coding sequence ATGGATTATAAAAGTGACATCGGGTATCGAAAAGAAACACTGAAAAAGTTGTTGTATAACATTCAGAAAAGTGAAGACTTAATTATCAAGGCTTTATACGATGACTTTCAAAAACCGGAATTTGAAGCTGTTGTGACTGAGACTAATTATGTAATTTCAGAGCTCAAAGACACCATCAAAAATATTAATTCCTGGGCAAAACCCAAACGTGTTTTTCCGTCGCTTCTTAATTTTCCTTCCAACGATTATATTTACAAAGAACCTTACGGCAATGTTCTAATTATTGCTCCCTGGAATTATCCTTTTCAATTGGCATTATGTCCTTTAATTGCAGCTGTCGCTGCGGGAAATAAAGTCACTTTAAAACCATCCGAGCTCACACCGCATACTTCTGCGATAATTGCAAAAATTATCGAAAAAACATTTCACATCAATCATGTCGAAGTTTTTGAGGGCGGTATTGATGTTTCTAATAAATTGCTGGCACAGCGCTGGGATTATATTTTCTTCACCGGAAGTGTTGCAGTTGGAAAAATCGTTGCAAAAGCCGCTGCCGAAAACCTTACACCTGTAACATTAGAATTAGGCGGGAAAAATCCTTGCATTGTGGATGAAACTGCAAATCTTAAACTGGCAGCTAAACGTATTGTGTGGGGAAAATTCATCAATGCAGGTCAGACTTGCATTGCCCCTGATTACATCCTGGTTCAGAAAAACATGAAAGTCAATTTTATTACCTATCTTATTGAGGAAATCATTAAAGCATACGGTAAAAAAACAGATAAATCACCTGACTTTGCGCGAATTATCAATACCAAAAACTGGTTTCGTTTAACCAATATGATTCAAAATGAGAATGTATTGTTTGGAGGAGAAAGTGATGCCAACAAATTATATATTGCTCCAACTTTACTGGAAGAACCTGAATTAGACAGTCCGGTTATGAAGGAAGAAATTTTTGGTCCAATCTTACCAATTCTCACTTATGAAACTGAAAATGATATTGAAAATGTTGTAAGCCGTTATGAGAAACCTCTTTCATTTTATATTTTTAGTGAAAATAATTCCTTTATCAAAAAATTAATTTTGAAATACTCTTTTGGAGGCGGATGCGTAAATGATACTGTCATTCATTTCTCTAACAAAAGACTTCCGTTTGGCGGAGTTGGACATAGCGGAATCGGGGCATACCACGGCCAGCGTAGCTTTGATACTTTTTCGCATCATAAAGCAATTGTCAAAAAAGGAAACTGGCTTGATTTGCCTCTGCGTTACGCTCCTTACAAAGATAAATTAGCTTCGGTAAAAAGAATTTTAGACTGGATATAA
- a CDS encoding SMI1/KNR4 family protein translates to MTEQLQEIFNKYDFPKREENSLVSIEDIQVHLKFDLPEDYVFYVCNFLGIDQFIGVEFIKLWSLEEIIDANLEYHIFEKLPQTLAIGTNGSGEFIGIEFDDNNSIKIILSPFMDLNTEYHVEIGNSFTDFLVKLDNGIEWFS, encoded by the coding sequence ATGACAGAGCAATTACAAGAGATTTTTAATAAGTATGACTTTCCAAAGCGGGAAGAGAATTCTTTAGTAAGTATTGAAGATATTCAGGTACATTTAAAATTTGATCTTCCTGAAGACTATGTTTTTTATGTTTGTAATTTCTTGGGAATAGATCAGTTTATTGGAGTTGAGTTTATAAAGCTTTGGAGTTTGGAAGAAATTATTGATGCAAATTTAGAGTATCACATTTTTGAAAAATTACCGCAAACGCTTGCTATCGGGACAAATGGAAGTGGCGAATTTATCGGAATTGAGTTTGACGATAATAATTCCATTAAAATTATTCTTTCTCCTTTTATGGATTTAAATACGGAGTATCATGTCGAAATAGGAAACTCGTTTACTGATTTTTTGGTTAAGCTTGATAACGGAATAGAATGGTTTTCATGA
- a CDS encoding cation:proton antiporter — translation MIEFFKHLLQEFELPLTNPVLIFSLILFIILLSPILLKKINIPGIIGLIISGVIIGPHGLNILAKNSAVDLFSTIGLLYIMFIAGLELDMNEFKANRNKSLLFGFFTFILPLSIGFPVCFYLLQYDFNASFLTASMFATHTLVAYPIVSKLGIAKNQAVAITVGGTILTDTAVLIILAVIMGSAQGSLNQAFWIKLTISLAIFSAIMFLVIPRIAKWFFKKLESEKHAHYIFVLSVVFFAAFLAEVAGVEPIIGAFVAGLALNPLIPHSSALMNRIEFIGNSLFIPFFLISVGMLVDVSVILSGPTALIVAGTLSVVAIFGKWIAAFFTQIVFKYTRTERQLIFGLSSAHAAATLAVILVGFKAKILDENILNGTIILILITCIVASFATEKAAKKIAICEEEISPKDTGRDQILDEHILIPLAKTSAAASLLDFALLIKDKKSSNPVTLLTIVPNNNQAEKNILKYRKAADKFVIQGSASEVKINTIARIDHNPASGIARTSKEIMSDIVIVGWPRKTGFIDKIFGENVDSIINNVDKSLFICRFQKNFIEEKRLVFVCPPFSERGVGFQVLLQKICRLSQELSIPIVIYAEYKTHETIQQIANNLKLNAKLGFKNVSDWEDFESVSDEMKPTDLVVFNLSRKGSVSYQSIFDKLPQKFEKSFENNNVILVYPQDDRKESAMDAYEDFTASPLAKGIEAIEQIGRGLGSILKKG, via the coding sequence ATGATAGAATTTTTCAAACATCTATTACAAGAATTCGAATTACCACTTACCAATCCCGTATTGATTTTTTCGTTAATACTTTTTATAATTCTGCTGTCTCCAATATTACTTAAAAAGATAAATATTCCAGGAATTATTGGTTTGATTATTTCAGGGGTTATTATTGGACCACACGGATTAAATATTTTGGCAAAAAACTCAGCCGTCGATTTATTTTCGACCATCGGACTTTTGTATATCATGTTTATTGCAGGTTTGGAATTGGACATGAACGAGTTTAAAGCCAATCGAAACAAGAGTTTACTTTTTGGTTTTTTTACCTTCATTTTGCCGCTTTCCATAGGATTTCCGGTTTGTTTTTATTTATTACAATATGATTTTAATGCCAGTTTTCTAACGGCAAGTATGTTTGCGACACATACTCTTGTAGCCTATCCGATTGTGAGTAAATTGGGAATTGCCAAAAATCAGGCCGTTGCTATTACTGTCGGCGGAACAATTTTGACCGATACTGCGGTTTTAATTATTCTTGCTGTAATTATGGGAAGCGCTCAGGGAAGTTTAAATCAGGCTTTTTGGATCAAATTAACCATTTCATTGGCGATTTTTTCAGCCATTATGTTTTTGGTTATTCCAAGAATTGCCAAATGGTTTTTTAAAAAACTGGAAAGTGAAAAACACGCTCATTATATTTTTGTACTTTCTGTGGTTTTCTTTGCAGCCTTTTTGGCCGAAGTGGCAGGAGTAGAGCCTATTATCGGAGCATTCGTTGCCGGTTTGGCGCTAAATCCGTTAATCCCACATTCGTCTGCTTTAATGAACCGAATTGAATTTATTGGGAATTCATTATTCATTCCATTTTTCCTTATATCAGTAGGAATGCTGGTAGATGTAAGTGTGATTCTAAGCGGGCCAACAGCGCTGATTGTTGCCGGAACGCTAAGTGTTGTGGCCATATTTGGAAAATGGATTGCAGCTTTTTTTACGCAAATTGTCTTTAAATATACAAGAACAGAAAGACAGCTAATTTTCGGATTGAGCAGTGCACACGCTGCTGCAACTCTGGCTGTAATTTTGGTTGGATTTAAAGCAAAAATATTAGACGAAAATATTCTAAACGGAACCATTATCTTAATTCTGATTACCTGTATTGTAGCTTCTTTTGCTACTGAAAAAGCAGCGAAGAAAATTGCTATTTGTGAAGAAGAAATTTCACCGAAAGATACAGGCAGAGATCAAATATTAGACGAACATATTCTAATTCCGCTGGCAAAAACTTCGGCGGCAGCAAGTTTGTTGGATTTTGCACTTTTAATTAAAGACAAAAAATCTTCTAATCCGGTTACATTACTGACCATTGTTCCGAACAATAATCAGGCTGAAAAGAATATTTTAAAATACAGAAAAGCAGCAGATAAGTTTGTCATTCAGGGTTCTGCTTCAGAAGTAAAAATCAATACGATTGCCAGAATCGATCATAATCCGGCTAGTGGAATTGCGAGAACTTCTAAAGAAATCATGTCGGATATTGTGATTGTCGGCTGGCCAAGAAAGACTGGATTTATAGATAAAATCTTCGGAGAAAATGTAGATTCCATTATCAATAACGTCGATAAGAGCTTGTTTATCTGTAGGTTTCAAAAGAATTTTATTGAAGAAAAAAGATTGGTTTTTGTCTGCCCTCCATTTTCTGAAAGAGGCGTTGGTTTTCAGGTATTGCTTCAGAAAATCTGTCGATTATCACAGGAATTAAGTATTCCGATTGTTATTTATGCTGAATATAAAACACACGAAACCATTCAGCAGATTGCTAATAATTTGAAATTGAATGCCAAATTAGGATTTAAAAATGTCTCTGACTGGGAAGATTTTGAATCTGTTTCAGACGAAATGAAACCAACTGATTTAGTTGTTTTCAATCTTTCCAGAAAAGGTTCTGTTTCGTATCAGTCAATTTTTGATAAACTGCCTCAAAAGTTCGAAAAATCTTTTGAAAACAACAATGTGATTTTGGTCTATCCGCAAGACGACCGCAAGGAAAGTGCAATGGATGCCTACGAAGATTTTACAGCATCACCTTTAGCAAAAGGTATCGAAGCTATTGAACAGATTGGACGTGGTTTAGGAAGTATTTTGAAGAAAGGGTAA
- a CDS encoding SH3 domain-containing protein, whose translation MKKLYFLLFFCSVLLHSQERYFLNSDTRLYISPNSTSFLGYFRYGAEVRLLGENQNGWCKIQADNFNEGFIQEKYIAKSLNAKDVKIKDYENQILEGGDAYYGGNHLFVTAAGLKARALPDKNAKIREILFNGDPVPVNYLPVNPDEWVNINGSFNEDYTKYTLRKFLGQRPNLDALIKDFDKLDVNALPERKTLSERIVELAWNSNYNDLVPAYQRYYEVVKQINDPRLIADTELNMALAKALSKHKLPEQISSFIQKSEYSLRGVKTKSLYLTQTELIKAFGNPPKKNRISDECGLYSSDLFYYYPDLETSVDEKQNKAEIIKVFITENNKFIINSNSVLDHTLSEKAFIEKYGTYIEASLKSPHKYFILMEDSQFKLEFKDGKLFSVEIFYYC comes from the coding sequence ATGAAAAAACTTTACTTTTTACTTTTTTTCTGTTCTGTTTTACTTCATTCACAAGAACGTTATTTTCTAAATTCTGATACGAGATTATATATTTCTCCCAACTCCACTTCTTTTTTAGGTTATTTTAGATATGGAGCTGAAGTACGTTTATTGGGTGAAAATCAAAACGGATGGTGCAAAATACAGGCTGATAATTTTAATGAAGGATTTATTCAGGAGAAATATATTGCTAAAAGCCTTAATGCTAAAGATGTAAAAATTAAAGATTATGAAAATCAAATTTTAGAAGGCGGAGATGCATATTACGGCGGAAATCATCTTTTTGTAACTGCAGCAGGACTTAAAGCAAGAGCGCTGCCTGATAAAAATGCAAAAATCAGAGAAATCCTTTTCAACGGAGATCCGGTTCCCGTAAATTATCTTCCTGTAAATCCGGATGAGTGGGTAAATATCAACGGAAGTTTTAATGAAGATTATACCAAATATACCCTGCGAAAATTCCTTGGCCAAAGACCAAATCTGGATGCTCTTATTAAAGATTTTGACAAACTGGATGTCAATGCACTTCCTGAACGCAAAACACTCAGCGAAAGAATTGTAGAGTTGGCATGGAACAGCAACTACAATGATCTTGTTCCTGCTTATCAAAGATACTACGAGGTTGTTAAACAAATTAACGATCCGAGATTAATTGCTGATACGGAATTGAATATGGCTTTAGCGAAAGCTTTATCCAAACATAAACTGCCGGAACAAATCAGTTCTTTTATTCAGAAGTCTGAATATTCATTAAGAGGCGTTAAAACAAAATCTTTGTACTTAACACAAACAGAATTAATTAAAGCTTTCGGGAATCCGCCTAAAAAAAATCGCATTTCCGATGAATGCGGTTTATATTCGAGTGATTTGTTTTATTACTATCCTGATTTGGAAACTTCTGTCGATGAGAAGCAAAACAAAGCAGAAATTATCAAAGTTTTCATTACCGAAAACAACAAATTCATTATCAACTCAAATTCAGTTTTAGATCATACCTTGTCTGAAAAAGCTTTCATTGAAAAATATGGAACCTATATTGAAGCTTCTCTAAAATCGCCTCACAAATACTTTATCTTAATGGAAGACAGTCAGTTCAAATTAGAATTTAAAGACGGAAAACTTTTTTCTGTCGAAATATTCTATTATTGCTGA
- the panB gene encoding 3-methyl-2-oxobutanoate hydroxymethyltransferase, whose translation MSVAKKDYKRITTKSLIEMKSNGEKISMLTAYDYTMAKIVDTAGVDVILVGDSASNVMAGHETTLPITLDQMIYHASSVVRAVERALVVVDLPFGSYQSDPKEALRSSIRIMKESGGHAVKLEGGKEIKESIKKILHAGIPVMGHLGLTPQSIYKFGTYSVRAKEEEEAEKLIEDAQMLEKIGCFAVVLEKIPAELAKKVADSISIPVIGIGAGGGVDGQVLVIHDMLGMNNEFSPRFLRRYLNLYEEMTKAIGQYAADVKSQDFPNANEQY comes from the coding sequence ATGTCAGTAGCAAAGAAAGATTATAAAAGAATCACAACAAAGTCATTAATTGAAATGAAAAGCAACGGAGAAAAAATCTCTATGCTTACTGCCTACGATTATACAATGGCGAAAATTGTTGACACTGCAGGTGTTGATGTAATTTTAGTGGGTGATTCTGCATCAAATGTTATGGCGGGTCATGAAACCACACTGCCAATTACGCTAGATCAAATGATTTATCATGCTTCATCTGTAGTTCGTGCTGTCGAAAGAGCTTTGGTTGTAGTTGATTTACCTTTTGGTAGTTACCAATCAGATCCAAAAGAAGCGCTTCGTTCTTCTATCAGAATAATGAAAGAAAGTGGCGGACATGCAGTGAAATTAGAAGGCGGAAAAGAAATTAAAGAATCTATTAAAAAAATATTGCATGCCGGAATTCCGGTTATGGGGCATTTGGGTTTAACTCCTCAATCAATCTATAAATTTGGTACTTACAGTGTTCGTGCAAAAGAGGAGGAAGAAGCTGAAAAATTAATTGAAGATGCTCAAATGCTTGAGAAAATCGGTTGTTTTGCAGTTGTTTTGGAAAAAATCCCCGCAGAACTTGCGAAAAAAGTAGCTGATAGTATCTCGATTCCTGTTATCGGAATTGGAGCCGGCGGAGGCGTTGACGGTCAGGTTTTAGTTATTCATGACATGTTAGGTATGAATAATGAGTTTAGTCCGCGTTTCTTGCGTCGTTACTTAAACTTATACGAAGAAATGACTAAAGCTATCGGTCAATATGCTGCTGATGTTAAGTCTCAGGATTTTCCTAACGCCAACGAACAATATTAA
- a CDS encoding RluA family pseudouridine synthase, which translates to MKILSNKNNLQILHEDNHLIVVNKRVGDIVQGDKTGDKPLSDIVREYIKEKYNKPGDVFLGVIHRLDRPTTGIVVFARTSKALSRMNELFSNRETKKTYWAVVKNKPKEAKAKLVHYLKRNEKNNTSKAHLKEVPDSKLASLDYTIIKELQNYTTLEINLHTGRHHQIRAQLSAIGSPIKGDLKYGADRSNPDGGIHLHARKLTFVHPVTKEDITIIAPTPDDPIWNAV; encoded by the coding sequence TTGAAAATATTATCTAATAAAAATAATCTCCAAATTCTTCACGAAGACAATCACTTAATTGTGGTCAATAAACGTGTTGGAGATATTGTTCAAGGTGACAAAACCGGTGATAAACCTTTATCTGATATTGTGAGAGAATATATCAAAGAGAAATACAATAAACCCGGAGATGTATTTTTGGGTGTGATTCATCGTTTAGACAGACCGACAACTGGAATTGTGGTTTTTGCGAGAACAAGTAAAGCGCTTTCGCGAATGAATGAATTGTTTAGCAATCGCGAAACTAAAAAGACCTATTGGGCAGTTGTAAAAAATAAACCGAAAGAAGCTAAAGCAAAACTGGTTCACTATTTAAAAAGAAATGAAAAGAATAACACTTCTAAAGCACATTTAAAAGAAGTTCCTGATAGTAAATTAGCAAGTCTGGATTACACTATAATTAAAGAACTTCAAAATTATACAACGCTGGAGATCAATTTACATACAGGACGTCATCATCAGATTCGGGCTCAGTTGTCTGCTATTGGATCTCCCATAAAAGGCGATTTAAAATATGGTGCAGACAGAAGCAATCCTGATGGAGGTATTCATCTTCATGCCAGAAAACTAACTTTTGTTCATCCCGTTACAAAAGAAGATATCACAATTATCGCCCCTACTCCAGACGATCCAATTTGGAATGCTGTATGA
- a CDS encoding L-serine ammonia-lyase encodes MEECISVFDMLKIGVGPSSSHTLGPWRAAERFLEELKEEAILENIIRVKVDLYGSLSLTGKGHATDLAVMLGLSGQDPEYIPVEDIAGIIKKIETNNEINLGNQKVIPFYFLQDIVFNKDFLPFHANGLKFTAYKSDDSEYESTFYSIGGGFVVKEERTNAKQKEAIKCAFPYPVQNAAELLAYTVSENKSISEIVYENEISMRPEAEVHSELMRIWNTMLECMYIGCHSEGILPGGLHVRRRAFDMHQNLIGLSNYNDPQSWLQEIRKTEVKFRQILKWVSCFALAVNEVNASLGRVVTAPTNGSSGVIPAVLMYYMVIENHNAGEKEIKQFLMVAGEIGSIFKKGSTISAAMGGCQAEIGVSSSMAAAALCELMGGTPAQVLMAAEIAMEHHLGLTCDPIGGLVQIPCIERNTMGAIKAINAAELALETDSKNAKVPLDKVINTMWETAKDMNSKYKETSEGGLAVAVNMADC; translated from the coding sequence ATGGAAGAATGTATCTCAGTTTTTGATATGCTAAAAATTGGCGTTGGCCCTTCAAGCTCACATACTTTGGGACCTTGGCGTGCGGCCGAACGCTTTCTGGAAGAGCTTAAAGAGGAAGCAATTTTAGAGAATATTATAAGAGTAAAAGTCGACCTGTACGGCTCTTTATCTTTGACCGGAAAAGGCCACGCAACAGATCTTGCCGTTATGCTGGGATTAAGCGGTCAGGATCCTGAATATATTCCCGTTGAAGATATTGCAGGAATCATTAAAAAAATTGAGACTAATAACGAAATCAATTTGGGCAACCAAAAAGTGATCCCGTTTTATTTTCTTCAGGACATTGTTTTCAACAAGGATTTCCTTCCTTTTCATGCCAATGGTTTAAAATTTACCGCTTACAAATCGGATGATTCCGAATATGAATCTACTTTTTATTCGATTGGAGGCGGATTTGTGGTTAAAGAAGAGCGAACAAATGCCAAACAAAAAGAGGCAATAAAATGTGCTTTTCCTTATCCGGTTCAAAATGCGGCAGAATTATTAGCTTATACCGTTTCTGAAAACAAATCGATTTCTGAAATTGTATATGAAAACGAAATTTCAATGCGTCCGGAAGCCGAAGTACATTCTGAATTAATGCGTATCTGGAATACGATGTTAGAATGTATGTACATTGGCTGTCATTCTGAAGGTATACTTCCCGGCGGACTTCACGTAAGAAGAAGAGCCTTTGATATGCATCAAAACCTTATCGGATTATCTAACTATAACGATCCTCAGAGCTGGCTTCAGGAAATTAGAAAAACTGAGGTTAAATTTCGTCAGATTCTAAAATGGGTAAGTTGTTTTGCACTTGCAGTAAATGAAGTAAACGCTTCTTTAGGACGTGTTGTTACAGCGCCAACTAACGGAAGCTCTGGTGTTATTCCGGCAGTTTTAATGTATTATATGGTAATCGAAAATCATAATGCTGGTGAAAAAGAGATTAAGCAGTTTTTAATGGTTGCAGGAGAAATTGGAAGTATCTTTAAAAAAGGCTCTACTATTTCTGCAGCTATGGGCGGATGTCAGGCAGAAATTGGTGTTTCTTCTTCGATGGCAGCGGCAGCACTTTGCGAATTAATGGGCGGAACTCCTGCTCAGGTTTTAATGGCGGCAGAAATTGCAATGGAACATCATCTAGGTTTAACTTGTGATCCCATTGGCGGTTTGGTACAGATTCCTTGTATTGAAAGAAACACTATGGGAGCTATAAAAGCTATAAACGCAGCCGAACTGGCATTAGAAACGGATTCTAAAAATGCTAAAGTTCCGTTAGATAAAGTAATCAATACTATGTGGGAAACGGCAAAAGACATGAATTCCAAATACAAAGAAACCTCAGAAGGAGGCCTTGCCGTAGCGGTGAACATGGCTGATTGTTAA